The sequence below is a genomic window from Mugil cephalus isolate CIBA_MC_2020 chromosome 14, CIBA_Mcephalus_1.1, whole genome shotgun sequence.
caatttaaggccttaaaaagtattaaatacgaacacattttgcattgtatgtcttaaattacattcattCAAGTCTTAAATCCACTTTATCAGCAGCATGACCCCCTCTGGTCCCTGTCTATTATGAATCTATTCCTCATTAGTGGAGTCCACCACCAGGGACGTCCTGAGTTCACAGTTGAACGACAATAGATTTTCTTATTCTTggttttctgtgtctttcagaATACGACCGGCTAACATTGACTACTCCAGTGAAGCGAAccgctcctcgtcctccttaAACAACCCGTCTCCCGGCTCCTCACGCTCATTGGCAccaggtggtggaggaggtggaggaggaggacacgttgCCCGGGACAAGCCACAGGTCAAGAGTAAGTCTGCGTCAACTTTTTCTGAAGCGCACTTCAGGGTTTTTGTTAATGCCTTAATCTCACAAAACCACGTCTTCctgcttttgttctttcttccAGAAATCGCCCCCATGATGGCCAAAACTATCAAAGCGTTCAAGAACAGATTCTCCCGTCGATAGTGTGAAAGAgactgaatgtattttatgaattccaactgtgtttttaatttaaagattaGCAAAACTTTTACTGGAGaccctctacacacacacacacacacacacacacacacacacacacacacacacacacacacacacacaaacacccctCAGAATACTTTAATTCACCAGACATATCACATGAACTTAACAGTATTggtggagaaatgttttttttttctttcttttttttgtgtgtgtgtgtttttgggggGTCTTTAATTAACTATTTAAAGTCTAAAATGACGtcaaacaatgtgacgtttgtGTTCAGAAATCACTGATGATACTGAGGAGACACAAAGTAGCACAGTCTGctgtcttttcttgttttccagcagactttttttttttgggggggattttttgggacatttttgggATCTACTCAGTTGTCCAGAGTCACATGAGAAGATTTATCCGTTTCTGTCGCCTGCAGCTGGCTAAcgtagcttagcacaaagaccgGACACAAAAGAACATAcgataaatacaataaatatctgCATTTAACGCTTCAATTCTGTCAGTTTAGATGTTTATAGGCAGGGATATAAACGATTTCATGGTCCGGTGCAGTTGCCAAGATGAACAGAGAAGACATTAGGACGGAAATTAAGATGAAGTAGTTCTACGATAGGGAAGGAAAAGCCCTTGATGATGTATAGATGgtacagttatttttatttttactgttgctagagatttatttttaagttgttcaGTCTTTAACGATGGTGACGGAACAGCCACGTGATTAttatcttttaaaaatgtgacaccACTCCGACTGGAAATTGACCAAATAGAGcttaaaagtaataataataataataatttaattctaCACTTCCTTTTTGTACGAGTTTAAGTAATGAGCTGTTGTAAGGTTTCCCTCTAGTTGtcgtctttgtgctaagctaagctaagctagccaGCTAGCTGTTTGAGGTATATAAATGTTCTCATTTGACTCTCttgacaacacaacaataagACCATGTCCCAAAGTGTCAAACTTTTTCTTGAAGGGACGGAAAagggtactttttttttcttcttcttcttcttttttttttaaatttaaagctacagtgtgaAACTTTAGTCTCCCCCTTTGTGGCAGTGACTCAGTCCCTTCTGGTTCTTTCTTTTATGGACTGTAATCCTTTCTCCAAACAAAGAGTTTCCTTTCATCTGGAGTATTATCTGGAGCATCTTGTCCACTTCTGGTCAGGTGTAATAGAAACTTGGTTACATTAGTAACCCTGGGTTCTCCGCTGCCATACTCCGCCACTCTTTATCTTCTCTATCTTTACCTGGAGCttcatttgaaaacacacacaaaaaaagttccTTACTATGGCTTTCTAGAGCAgtcattattttacttttacgaCCAAATGATACACTACTTTGGAAGACTTTTACGCTCActcttgtgtttgtctcttgatCGCATGCACGACGTACGTTCGGACACCCGAGACATGAGCTGGCAGGTGGATGactttgcttttttaaaaaaaaaacaaacaaaaacaaacatgcatatttaaaaaaaatatcattgtGCATATTTTTAATTGTGTAGGACAAACTTGATATCAAGGAGCtaaactcacaaacacacatcgtagttttctttctttttttttttatcctgccTGTGGCTTCagattctgtttttcttgctgtcgaatgtgtgtatttctgtttctatcTGCTTCACTGTGACAATGAGTTTGTGTGAGGGCTGAGGAGTCGGTAGGAAAACGGGAGGAAGAACAATAAGGAAAGAAGTTAATAGGACGGCTTCAGTCCACGAtgattattaaatgtatttattttcaactgGGACCTGGCACCcaacaaccccccctccccctccacccgaCCCCTGAACGTAAGTAGatgaaaaactgtaattttattagattttaataaatgttatatggtcatttttattaaaattgaCTTTTTGCCCTTAAAGGTTGTTTGCgttgaaatgttttgtgtggttttagtGATGAGCTGCTGGATATAAATACCACAAAGGGAGAAGAGTGTtgctttttatatatgttttctgaaataaacGATTCAACTGATTCAGTGGAGGTACAATGatatataataacaacaataataataataatatggagAAACAGTGTTTTCAGGGTCTAAGAatcttaaaatgatcaaaatgcaAGTTATACATAAACTTTTCTCGCTTTTTTATGAGGAAATTAAATTGTCTGTAGGTCTCCAatagtgttttatatttcaacTTTTACGTTTGTTTATATTTCAATTAATGAACGGTAAAGTAAAATGAACACAATGTTGTAGAGTGTGACTTCCTGTGAGGCATCGTTattcttcaaaataaagtcTCACCCTTCAACATTAATAAAGTATTTGATTGAAGGGGACGCTACGCTGCGTGTGTATGTGGGATTTAAACGATACGTTTCAAAACTACTAAAAGGAAATTATACTAAATTAAAGACATACACTGTAAGGAAGGCGATTGAAACTAacggtttgttttattttgaagatccACCACCGGAATTGGTTCGTAACTTCCGTTAGCTTGACGTAGAAGCCAGTTCGCTTCACGCTGCGAAGTGAAACTTGCTGATATCATTTCACTTTATAAAAACGCCCCGAGcgaaacagttttgactcatttctCCTCCCGAACGGGTTGCCACGGAAAAGGCAGCGGCTTCACGTCCACGATGTCCGGGCACGGCCACGGCCACGGTCACGGGCACAGCTGCGGGTGCGAAGGTGAGCACGAGCCCGCGGAGAGGGGCCTGGAGTACGGGCTGTACCGGCGGATCGACCTGGAGAAGCTGCAGTGTCTGAACGAGAGCAGGGACGGGGACGGCAAGCTGGTGTTCAAGCCGTGGGACAAGCGGAACGAGCGGGACAAGGTAACTGGACAGTCATCGTGTCCGTGGGCCTCATGTGGACGGAGCTAGTACCGGGGTCTGGATCTGCGTGGATGTGCTCCAGCTGGTGGTGCAGGTCTGCAGGGGTCCACCTCCACATGGAGAAGCCTGGCTGCAGGGCCACACTAACAACACTTCAGGCTAGAAGTTCAGGTTCAGTTAAAAATGTCTTTCCTCTGCAACAAAAGATGCAAAAACGTATAAAACGCCAATTAGAAATGACCACAAAGTGACTAAATGAAACCTAAAATGACCACGTTTAAAAGCAAAATGACACATACGATCATAATGTGATGTAACGTGACACAAATGCGATTTAGAAAGCGGCATAAACGACCACAATGACATGCATAATCTTTACTAAAATGCGCCAGACGTACACAGAGACCCAAAACCACAGCAGAGAGACTCTAAATGTCTGTAAAGAGACGTGAAATGACCACAATTTAACACAAAATGGTGACACCGACTCTGCATGACCTGAAAGAGACGTGAAATGATGCTAAAAAACTGTAATATCACCAAAAATGAGATGCAAAGCTTAAAAATGACCACAAATTGCTTACAAATACTACTAAAATTACCAtattaaaaaccaaaatgaGACATACGATCACAATGTGtggtgacaaaacaaaaatgtgatgtAAAACATTAATATAAAGACTAAAAAATATCCACAATTACATGAAAAATTAGCAGAATTTGAGGTAAAAATATGATCCATAATCTTTACAAAATGACTCAAGAGACACAAAACCACAGCAAATGGCAATAAAAAGAGGTAAAATGACCAAAATGAGACTCAAAATGGTCACATCAGCTTAGAACGCCCTGACGGAGACTTTAAATGATGAGAAAAAGATGTAATGCGACCAAAATAAGATGCAAAACGTACATAACGACAATTAACAGTGACcacaaaattatttaaaaaacaccctaaaataaccacaataacaagcaaaataaaacatatgatcaaaatgtgaggaaacatttagaaagagACATAAACGtaaatgatgcaaaacattcataaaaagaCTCAAAAATATCCACAATTACATGAAAGAGTACGAGGGTGAAACAGAAAGTGAGCAGAATCTGAGGTAAAGTAGCAGAAATGTGATCCATAATATTTACAAATAGACTGAAGAGGCTCAAAGCCACAGCAGAGAGACTCTAAATGACTATAAAGAGACGTGAAATGACCATAATTAGACTTTAAATGATGATACAAAGACGCAATGTGACCAAAATCTGACAAATTACAAAGAGTTtctattttgtctgtttttttcttcgtAGTTTGTCGAGAGCGACGcagatgaagagctgctgttCAACATCCCGTAAGTCAAAATCCTCCTGGTCATTATTCTGAGCTTTAAGCTTTTACCCTCCACCCACAGATTTAGTGAACACGTAAAAATACGAGCAAAGTAACATtactttattatcattatttatttggtccagactgaaacatTCACCGCCTCCTAGAGGATGAGTCTTGTGATCTCTCTTGaccttttccttcctttagcTCCGCCAGTTATTTCATTCTATTTAGTTTTAGTAGCttcatttaacctttaaaacaGCTGTTAAATAAACCGGTGGAAAACATTTTTCCTGATCTCCAGAGGATGAACAGCAACAAGATCAGAGGAATAAATTTTTTCGAATCCTACAAGATCAATCTACTCCTGCTAATTAGCATAATGTCGCCACGGTTACGGAGAATGCTGCTGGATGAGTGACAATCAATTAACGAGATGCATAAAAAACTGTTAGAACCAGGTCTAGGAAAGTCAGCGTTTCTGGTTCAAATTTCATCCCACTCAGGATTTATTGATCTCGATGGCGGgggtctgtctctgtctctgtctctgtctcctcgtcctcgtctcaGACCAGTTTCTGCGTTTCGTCTCTTTCAGTTTCACGGGCAGCGTGAAGCTGAAGGGCGTCATCATCTCCGGAGAAGACGACGACTCTCATCCTGCTGAGATACGACTGTGAGTGTTGAGTTTAACTCCGACATCAGCCTGTGACGTCTCCTcatgtctcctcttcttcttcttgtcctcccttttcatcttctcctcattcttcttctttatcttcctctactcttttctttcccctcctcctcctcctcctcctccgcccagATCTCTAAACTAACTTCACTTCTCCTTCCCAGTTTCAAGAACATCCCTCAGATGTCCTTTGACGACACGGGCAGAGAACCGGAGCAGGCGTTCAGACTGAACAGAGACCCCACGGCTGAGCTGGAGTATCCGACAAAGTGAGAGCACGAACAGCAGAAACTAAACTCTGAGAATCTGATCTTCTGTAACATGATTATCGGGCGTCTGCTGCTTCAGGCCAGTTCCCATCGATGCGCTTTCTTACGCGACGAACGAGTCCTTTCTTGTTCATCTTCCTTCTTTCGCTTTGTCCAGGATCGCTCGTTTTTCCAACGTCAACCACCTCTCCATCCACATCTCCAAGAACTTTGGAGCAGAGAGCAGCCGGGTTTACTACATCGGCCTCAGAGGAGAGTATTCAGAGGTCAGTCTCACCTACAGCTCACAAATAATCAGACTTACACTAAaagaaaatttgtattttttttgttttttagcctAGCTctaataaattcaaataaactgaTGAGTCCATTTAGTCCTTTAACCCTAATTTACCGCCCTCCtgtaaccttagcggacaaaaacgtccatgtccaaaaagaaaacaacttttacttaagtaaaaacttaactgattcATATTGTTTCTGCGTACATctctttacaaaactaccacgaattcagtcattttgaggaatttttttaaccttttacaTAAAATGACCAGACAACCtcataaaacaaaaccacaaacatcttATGCACAGGCCCCATAACAGGGAAATTACTAATTATTAgtgttaaacacaaaaaaaaaacaattttgaacattttttgcATAAATGAAACCCAGATATTGCagattttattgtgtgtatggctgagagattaaaaactgtagttataatggaagttaatgggacatttttgtctgctaaggttacaaactacacaaaaactaaactagtaataattaataatccaaagaaaaaaggataaaacaaaactgctaaGTTGCTTTGATAACAACCGCTCAAACTGTTAACCTCTTATAATAATTATCTTAAGCTTcctcctgttgtccaaccaattataagacCCGCGTCTTATAATCACCGTCCCTAAAGACGTCACATGGAAGCGCTGGATGCTCCCCGAGCAGATCTGGTTCCTAAACCGGCTGCTTCTCAatttctgcaattttcaaattaattattttgaattaatAAAGATGGATCACATGGAGGAagagttaactgaggaggtcataacagaaataaacagcagatggcagcaatgtgctgaaattacactttctttttttctctagaAATGTCAGATTAATTAAATTCAAACACTTTTGTAATATAGGGACTTCTTTGTcgagtttatttctaaagcacttttaaaaacaacttcagTTGACAAAAGTACTGTATAGAggcacaaaataataatacgtactcttattaataaattaaacagttgtgaaataaaaattagataaagagaagatgatgaataaagaataaaagccAAGTTGCACTAAAAGAAAGGGACAGATTAGGAGTCTGTTCAATACATTTATTGTACCGAACTTTTGTTGAGccatttattgtttaaatagAGGTCGGGGGACATACTTATAAAACAGGCCTGATTATCAAGACAcaacaaagatatttttttataaactcACAGACCTTTAAATTCATTGGTCTTGTGAACTATAAAACTGACCAAATTATgtataaagtaaatgaaaatctGCTTCCAGAGGATGTTTCAGACTTGATCCAACAAAGATGTAAATCaattaaagaaattatttagaattagaaaagaaaacatgtaaagCATTTAACGGATTTAAAAAACGTAatcaaaaacaatattattaatGAATATAAAACTTAATTATAGAGCTTTTCTTTGGAGCCTTTTACTGCCTAGTTAGttattaaacacacataaatggtTTTATAATGATCTGCGCCAGAATAGATGCGTTGTAAAGGTTTCTCTTGTTGGATTGGTGACTCTCCGCTCGCCTTCGAAGGCCCACAGGCACGAGGTGACGATCTGTAACTACGAGGCGTCGGCGAACCCGGCGGATCACAAAGTGGAGAGCATCATCCCGCAGACCAACTTCATTTCCTGAGAGCCGCAGCGAgctgggggaggaggacgaggcgTCTGTTGACTGCTGAGAAGTTCAAAGACGAGTTCAACGCTGTGCGACGGCAAAGGTTGGTCGACATCGACCGGAATAACGAGCGCTGGGATCTGAGGACGACCAGAGAAGCTTCGGATGTGTCTGGAAGTGccaagctgtttgttttctgtggcaATAAAGAGTTGAGACGGCTTTAATGTGGGCAGGTAGCTTCGtaataaatgcatgaaacatTCGACACGGATCCAGTCTGCTATTTAACCCCTTTGCTGAAAATATACCCACCGCAGCTGCTAAAGATAAAgtgagagctgctgcagccGTGAAAACCTTTAAAGAAACTTGATTTGCTTCTTTAAACATCGTAAACAGAGTTCTGCGTCATGTGCCATTTAACGAGCCGACACACTGTCTGACAAACGCTGCTGGATGTTTTCGTGCCACCTAGTGAACTGTTTTTGTGACTGCGTTTTCATCCAATCAGGAGCTTTTCTCTTAACACACTTTGCTATTTCCTGGAGCTTTTGAGTCAGCACTTATTGTTATAATCTCATTAAAAAACATCTGATCAcatttccctcctctttttttttccatgtaaagttgtgtgtgtgtgtgtgtgtgtgtgtgtgtgtgtgtgtgtgtgtgtgtgtgtgtgtgtgtgtgtgtgtgtgtgtgtgttatcactGTGTTTGAGGGGCGTTTATGGGAAGTGTTAACTCCCGGAGTGTTTTGAAAGAAAAGTTTGCGTTTTGATGACGAATGCTGcaagagtgtgtctgtgtggggaaaaataaaagtggagaagttatttgttttatccTTTTAATGCGCTGATCGCCCccaagatatatttttataagtAAACGTCTTGCATAATTATGTTTAAATACACACCAATAGCTACTGAAACAATGgtatatgttttattattctaattattaattCCCAACTAAACAGTTTTTACAGCTTTTAGTCCAGACATTAAACTTCTGAATCTTATTTGCagaatgaaacatatttaagttttaacttttcAAATGGGGACagttgaattttttatttttaatatttggggACTATTTTCAACCATGGATTCATAAACATTTCAGGaaaatacagttgtttttttatttcatatattgtTGGTTCTAAGAGATTTCAATAGTCTCTGTAGTAATTTAAGTCAGGTCAGATATAGTATGTAaggcacaggtgtcaaacatacggcttGTGGGCTAAAAGTGGGCCGCCAGATGGTCTAATCAGCATGAATTTCTTTTCACAGAATTATAAATTCATGCACAGGACGTACTTAACCCCCTATGCTTAAATAAGATGTTTCCTAATTCATCCCCtacataaaacttaaaaaataaggGGCACATCTTTTGGAGTATATGAGAACTACTTGTGAATAGCATTGATACCACATACAAATAATGAACTATGCGATgtactgatttgatttatttctttatttttaaatttagtacCTGGGAACATTGCACAGATGATTTTAACTAACTGTTAgttaaaaaatcatttcaaaggGATTGGGAAGTTGTGGACTGACGTGAACTTATCAGACCTACAAGATTTATTTCTAATAAGTATGACACAGTTGTTCCAAATAGGAGATTTGTGTGGGCAGAAgttgtaaatgaatgaatgaatgacagttTCAAAAGCCAATTTCCCAGTTTAAAAATCTCATTAAAcgaaaaagggagagaaaggtcGTGATCGGTCGTGATGCTGCATCTACGTAAGCGGAGAAGGGCGTTGCTAGGCGATGACGTCCCGACGTgctggccccgccccctgcgGCCAGTAGCGGAAGTTCCGTTCCGTCGTGAACTGGGACAACAGGCGGTGAGTGTATGAACCTCTGTTCACTAGCGAGCGCTTTTTTTTGTatcaatttaaacactttatCCCGGTCCAGTTTGAACTTTGCCGGGCTAATATAATTCTTTAAGGGTCTctttaacaaaaacaacccGCGTCGGAGGTCCACATTTGATTCTAAAGGTAGACGAAGAGTGGCAACCGGTAGAAGACAATACATTGCACGGCGTTAGCTATCTTTACCACCTCTAGCCCCGGTTattgtgtggatgtgtgtggcCAGATAAACCGGGATTAAACCCGAATACggtcagtcagtgtgtgttttttttttttttttgggagggagggggggaggggggtgtagAGGCTTTGTGCTGCTGAATGCCATCACTGCTGAGGACGAGCCTGCGTATCATTGCTAAGCTTCAACCATTCATTGTCTCCTTCCTCTTCGACACCCGCACCAGCCGCTTCCTCTGCACGCTTTgttaattcattttgttttgttgttgctgctgcccccctccctttttttttttttttaaatgtgtaccTGCTTCCTTTTGGCGTTTGACATCAGACGAGCATAGCCGGGTTTTTGACCTCCAATCAGGGAGCAGCGTTAGCCGctgctggatggatggatggtggtggtggtggtggtggtggtgggtatTTGAGTATTTGAGGAGgtgttgttggttggttggtgccGCATATTATCGTGTTGTTTGCCAGAATATCCGTGGCCACTGAGCTGTGAGAGTGCAGCAGATTGATGTTTGAGGGTCCACACAGTCTGCAGCACGcctctgcttttgtgtttgacttGAATGTAATTGGTGTCACGCAAGATGGAGACTCGTGATGTGCTTTAAGCTTCAACAC
It includes:
- the pithd1 gene encoding PITH domain-containing protein 1, which encodes MSGHGHGHGHGHSCGCEGEHEPAERGLEYGLYRRIDLEKLQCLNESRDGDGKLVFKPWDKRNERDKFVESDADEELLFNIPFTGSVKLKGVIISGEDDDSHPAEIRLFKNIPQMSFDDTGREPEQAFRLNRDPTAELEYPTKIARFSNVNHLSIHISKNFGAESSRVYYIGLRGEYSEAHRHEVTICNYEASANPADHKVESIIPQTNFIS